Proteins encoded in a region of the Elizabethkingia bruuniana genome:
- the traN gene encoding conjugative transposon protein TraN yields MKNHLKTFWAFALILGFAVQSFAQDSAKTPLALGKIEPYRMEVTYDKTSHLIFPTAIRYVDLGSEYLIAGKAEDAENVLRVKASVREFEAETNFSVITNDGRFYSFNVYYSSYPDALSYDLLTMQKAVDKANGNDVLFEELGNNSPSLAGLLLETIYKKDKRIVKHIGAKSFGIQFILKGIYIHNGKYYFHTELRNRTNVPFQIDFVNFKVVDKKVAKRTVVQERPMIPLRTYKPLDDIAGKTIEQNVFLLDQFTIADDKVLLIEIFEKNGGRHQTLQIENSDLIKARLINDMHLKF; encoded by the coding sequence ATGAAAAATCATTTAAAAACCTTTTGGGCATTTGCCCTGATACTCGGCTTTGCCGTACAATCTTTTGCACAGGATAGTGCAAAAACTCCGCTTGCATTAGGCAAGATAGAACCGTATAGAATGGAAGTTACCTACGATAAAACTTCACATCTTATTTTTCCGACCGCCATTCGTTATGTGGATTTGGGAAGCGAATACCTGATTGCAGGAAAAGCGGAAGATGCGGAAAACGTGTTGCGTGTAAAAGCATCGGTAAGGGAATTTGAAGCGGAAACCAATTTTTCCGTAATCACGAATGACGGACGTTTTTACAGCTTCAATGTATATTACAGTTCCTATCCCGATGCGTTGAGCTATGACCTGCTTACGATGCAAAAGGCGGTAGATAAAGCCAACGGAAACGATGTGCTTTTTGAAGAATTGGGCAACAATTCGCCATCATTGGCAGGCTTGCTTTTGGAAACCATTTACAAAAAGGACAAACGTATTGTAAAGCATATCGGGGCTAAGAGTTTCGGTATTCAGTTTATCCTCAAAGGCATTTACATACACAACGGCAAATACTATTTCCATACGGAATTGAGAAACCGTACCAATGTGCCGTTTCAGATTGATTTTGTGAATTTCAAAGTGGTGGATAAAAAGGTAGCCAAACGTACCGTAGTGCAGGAACGCCCGATGATACCGCTTAGGACTTACAAGCCACTGGACGACATTGCCGGAAAAACAATCGAACAAAACGTCTTCCTGTTAGACCAATTTACCATTGCCGATGACAAGGTACTGCTGATTGAGATTTTCGAGAAAAACGGAGGCAGGCATCAAACGCTCCAGATAGAAAATTCCGACTTAATCAAAGCCCGTTTGATTAACGATATGCACCTGAAATTTTAA
- a CDS encoding conjugal transfer protein TraO: MKKYIYTVMLIFMAITVTQAQRMLPKQKGLEVSTGVLSNDKIGDDYYISAAMTVNGKNGNYQLWALEYTHQYHDYKDLRIPQETYTAEGGYSFFLLGDARKNITLNFGITGVVGYESINRGEAMLYDGAKILSEDNFIYGAGGRLTFETYLSDRFVLVLQGRTKVLWGTDLEQFRPSAGVGLRFNF; this comes from the coding sequence ATGAAAAAGTATATCTATACCGTGATGCTCATCTTTATGGCCATCACGGTCACACAGGCACAAAGAATGTTACCTAAACAGAAAGGATTGGAAGTGAGTACGGGTGTGCTGTCCAATGATAAAATCGGTGACGATTATTACATCAGTGCAGCAATGACCGTAAACGGCAAAAATGGTAACTATCAGCTTTGGGCGTTGGAATACACGCACCAATACCACGATTATAAAGACCTCCGCATACCGCAGGAAACTTATACCGCAGAGGGCGGTTACAGCTTCTTCCTCTTGGGCGATGCCCGTAAGAACATCACGCTGAACTTCGGAATAACAGGTGTAGTCGGTTACGAAAGTATCAACCGTGGCGAAGCAATGTTGTATGACGGAGCAAAAATTTTGAGCGAGGATAATTTTATCTATGGAGCAGGCGGTCGCCTCACTTTTGAAACGTATCTGTCCGACCGTTTTGTGTTAGTCCTGCAAGGGCGTACAAAGGTTTTGTGGGGTACAGACTTGGAACAGTTCCGACCGTCCGCAGGCGTGGGATTAAGGTTTAATTTTTAA
- a CDS encoding DUF3872 domain-containing protein — MIAIFNKFRIGLSSIYVLLAILTASVTLVSCSKDDELEIQNDFPFEVKVMPVPKDVASGQTVEIRITIQRTGNYSNTQYFLRYFQFDGQGTLRYYDEPPYLPNDLYSLPTEQFRLYYTSASTVSQSFDVWISDSFGNEKQLSFQFNSSD; from the coding sequence ATGATAGCAATATTCAATAAATTCAGGATAGGATTAAGCTCAATATATGTACTCTTGGCAATCCTCACAGCTTCGGTTACGTTGGTATCTTGTAGCAAAGACGATGAACTCGAAATACAGAACGATTTCCCTTTTGAGGTCAAAGTAATGCCTGTACCCAAAGATGTTGCCAGTGGGCAGACCGTAGAGATACGGATTACCATACAGCGAACAGGCAATTACAGCAATACGCAATATTTTCTCCGCTACTTCCAATTTGACGGTCAAGGCACATTGCGGTATTATGACGAACCACCGTATTTGCCAAACGATTTGTATTCGTTGCCAACGGAGCAGTTCCGGTTGTATTACACTTCGGCATCTACCGTTTCACAATCTTTTGATGTGTGGATTTCAGACAGCTTTGGGAATGAAAAGCAGTTGAGCTTTCAGTTCAACAGTAGTGATTAA
- a CDS encoding helix-turn-helix domain-containing protein codes for MEVIAIQKSALDGMKNELREILEMTENAVRKYTPIFKEEQWLDNQEVCLMMNITKRTLQTYKDKGLLPYSKLNRKNYYKRSDVQALLEAGQPYNTNDNGFTDE; via the coding sequence ATGGAAGTTATCGCAATACAAAAATCCGCATTGGACGGAATGAAAAATGAGCTAAGGGAAATTTTGGAAATGACCGAAAATGCTGTACGGAAATACACGCCGATTTTCAAAGAAGAGCAATGGCTCGACAACCAGGAAGTGTGTTTGATGATGAACATTACCAAACGGACTTTGCAGACCTATAAGGACAAAGGCTTATTGCCATATTCCAAACTGAACCGCAAGAATTATTATAAACGCTCGGACGTACAGGCTTTACTCGAAGCCGGACAGCCGTACAATACCAACGACAATGGATTTACTGACGAATGA
- a CDS encoding helix-turn-helix domain-containing protein: MDLLTNETEEIIAHQEMIMQLRNRIEEILKNYRPVMNGEIYLSGEDVCKLLHISKRTLQQYRDDNILPFIQIGGKIIYKESDILTVLEQNYIANDRHCL; encoded by the coding sequence ATGGATTTACTGACGAATGAAACGGAAGAAATCATCGCCCATCAGGAAATGATAATGCAGTTGAGAAACCGTATTGAAGAAATATTGAAAAACTACCGTCCTGTAATGAACGGAGAAATATACTTGTCGGGCGAAGATGTATGCAAGCTGCTCCATATCAGCAAACGGACTTTACAGCAATACCGTGACGATAATATCCTGCCGTTTATACAAATTGGGGGCAAGATAATCTATAAGGAAAGTGATATTCTGACCGTCTTAGAACAGAACTATATAGCCAATGACAGACATTGCTTGTAA
- a CDS encoding response regulator transcription factor, whose translation METGTAQKKITLAFINDKSPILDLTCNDLAASGIEVSFRSENIEDGLSQLSALKTLPNVCIIDLDFYNKNVLAQLQELRTQYPTIKLIAHSDAEKAVKSLLEIGFAGYLLIGSDVDDFKKAIDVVTNGDRYFSVGVAEITQEYFSNK comes from the coding sequence ATGGAAACTGGTACAGCACAAAAAAAAATTACCCTCGCCTTTATCAATGATAAAAGCCCGATTTTGGATTTGACCTGCAACGACCTCGCTGCTTCAGGAATTGAAGTATCGTTCCGCTCTGAAAACATTGAAGACGGACTATCCCAATTATCAGCATTAAAAACACTCCCCAACGTTTGTATTATTGACCTTGATTTTTACAATAAGAATGTGCTGGCACAGCTTCAAGAATTGAGAACACAATATCCAACCATTAAACTGATTGCACATAGTGATGCAGAAAAAGCCGTAAAATCTCTTTTAGAAATCGGTTTTGCAGGTTATCTGCTCATAGGTAGTGATGTGGACGATTTTAAAAAAGCTATTGATGTTGTTACCAATGGCGATAGATATTTTAGTGTGGGAGTAGCGGAAATTACACAGGAATATTTCAGCAATAAGTAA
- a CDS encoding PRTRC system ThiF family protein — translation MNTAKTAIHFTDNYLLNPTNPISVNLIGAGGTGSKVLTALMEINESLIALGHAGLQVRLWDDDVITNANLGRQRFFECETGLHKSVALINRINRCIGTNWKAETVKFEKDKFGRMPEKARAIITITCVDNVQARFGVAEILKEISYRRHYQDEPKYWLDFGNSQDTGQVLLSTIGEIKQPNSEKYQTVASLPFVTDEFGELLKQSEQEDNTPSCSLAEALEHQDLFINSSLTQMGCSLLWNLFRRGMTEYKGFFHNLKDFRTHPIKVA, via the coding sequence ATGAATACAGCAAAAACAGCAATCCATTTTACGGACAATTATCTGCTCAATCCGACCAATCCGATTTCGGTAAACCTTATCGGAGCAGGTGGCACAGGCTCTAAGGTACTGACCGCTTTAATGGAAATTAACGAGAGCTTGATAGCATTAGGACACGCAGGGTTGCAAGTCCGCCTTTGGGACGATGATGTTATCACGAATGCCAATTTAGGCAGACAGCGATTTTTTGAATGCGAAACAGGATTGCATAAATCCGTTGCTCTGATAAACCGTATCAATCGTTGCATCGGTACAAATTGGAAAGCCGAAACGGTAAAATTTGAAAAGGATAAGTTTGGCAGAATGCCCGAAAAAGCAAGGGCAATCATTACTATTACTTGTGTGGATAATGTACAGGCAAGATTTGGTGTTGCTGAAATTCTTAAAGAAATAAGTTACCGCAGACACTACCAAGATGAACCAAAATATTGGTTGGATTTTGGCAACAGCCAAGATACAGGACAAGTGCTACTATCTACTATCGGAGAGATAAAGCAACCCAATTCAGAGAAATACCAAACGGTGGCAAGCCTGCCATTTGTTACCGATGAATTTGGCGAATTGCTGAAGCAATCCGAACAAGAGGACAACACGCCAAGTTGCTCACTTGCCGAAGCGTTGGAACACCAGGACTTGTTTATCAATTCATCATTGACACAAATGGGTTGTTCCTTGTTGTGGAACTTGTTCCGCAGGGGAATGACCGAATACAAAGGATTTTTTCACAATCTGAAAGACTTCCGCACCCACCCGATAAAAGTCGCCTGA
- a CDS encoding PRTRC system protein B: MNTVNDITKDFGTLYYPKSALVFYETKGTDTAMYVEHFDMDSNGTPTNAHPLTVKEANVLAKALQTDEEKNTAFLKPNGILPTNILHISPSEKGTVLWYTKAQQRQLYFVDSLGIPNGKAQVPPMLWLASKSSLTVFALASDRRPTEKTPLHYVPFFNIYEKGNVCMGTVSIDIKNSASVEEFTRAWEHYFFNSYFSHSLCENLTKKNIVNLWKDLISTDKPFPKEVLKKNNKTLKNLL, from the coding sequence ATGAACACCGTAAACGACATAACCAAAGATTTCGGTACATTGTATTATCCAAAATCCGCTTTGGTATTCTACGAAACCAAAGGCACAGATACAGCAATGTACGTGGAGCATTTCGATATGGATAGCAACGGAACGCCTACCAATGCCCACCCATTGACAGTAAAAGAAGCCAACGTATTGGCAAAGGCTTTACAGACCGATGAAGAAAAGAACACAGCTTTTTTAAAGCCAAATGGAATTTTGCCGACCAATATTCTGCATATCAGTCCGAGCGAAAAAGGTACGGTGCTATGGTACACGAAAGCACAGCAAAGACAACTGTATTTTGTAGATAGTTTGGGCATACCCAACGGAAAGGCACAAGTACCACCAATGCTTTGGTTAGCGAGCAAAAGCAGTCTTACTGTATTTGCTTTGGCAAGCGACAGAAGACCTACCGAGAAAACGCCATTGCATTACGTCCCATTTTTCAATATCTACGAAAAGGGCAACGTATGTATGGGTACTGTTAGTATTGACATTAAAAATTCGGCTTCGGTTGAGGAATTTACCCGCGCGTGGGAACATTATTTTTTCAATTCCTATTTCAGCCATTCATTATGCGAAAACTTGACGAAAAAAAACATTGTAAACCTTTGGAAAGACCTTATCAGCACAGATAAACCCTTTCCGAAAGAAGTATTAAAAAAGAATAACAAAACCCTTAAAAATCTATTGTGA
- a CDS encoding PRTRC system protein C: MLLATQLERVFILNDKGQDIRLTDPEPRWSVEAVMNFYANMYPILTTAKASAPQIKDDVVEYKFESVMGTKG; encoded by the coding sequence ATGTTATTAGCAACCCAATTAGAGCGAGTATTTATCCTCAATGATAAAGGACAGGACATCAGATTGACCGACCCAGAACCACGTTGGAGCGTGGAAGCCGTAATGAATTTTTACGCCAATATGTACCCGATTTTGACAACAGCAAAAGCATCCGCACCGCAAATCAAAGATGATGTGGTAGAGTACAAATTTGAAAGCGTAATGGGTACGAAAGGTTAA
- a CDS encoding PRTRC system protein E codes for MNTNFFNQIQQLDFTGVLQLNISKGIESNLIVTVLLNNEECGDSAKNGIPPLTFNATPQEFDEGFFEQITTPIQKVSGLMVDMEKFLKQLEEVKKHSAIEKEKAEKAKKEKEAKDKKFKDAMAKADELEKEGKFREAWIKVPDITEFPEKADEIRKRKTSLSDKFATPSLFGAMEEAKPEPQKEEEVTADYPIDEADEEEQY; via the coding sequence ATGAACACAAATTTTTTCAATCAGATACAGCAGTTGGACTTTACAGGAGTTTTACAACTGAACATTTCAAAAGGAATAGAAAGCAACTTAATTGTAACTGTATTGCTCAACAACGAAGAATGCGGAGATAGTGCCAAAAACGGTATTCCCCCATTGACCTTTAATGCCACGCCCCAAGAGTTTGACGAGGGATTTTTTGAACAGATAACAACACCTATACAAAAGGTATCGGGCTTAATGGTGGATATGGAAAAATTCCTAAAGCAATTGGAAGAAGTTAAAAAGCATTCCGCAATAGAAAAGGAAAAAGCCGAGAAAGCCAAAAAGGAGAAAGAAGCCAAAGACAAGAAGTTTAAAGATGCTATGGCAAAGGCTGACGAGTTGGAGAAAGAGGGCAAATTCCGTGAAGCGTGGATAAAAGTACCCGATATAACGGAGTTCCCCGAAAAAGCGGACGAGATACGCAAACGTAAAACATCATTGTCCGACAAGTTTGCCACACCAAGCCTTTTCGGAGCAATGGAAGAAGCAAAACCCGAACCGCAAAAAGAGGAAGAAGTTACTGCCGATTATCCTATTGATGAAGCGGACGAAGAAGAACAGTATTAA
- a CDS encoding DNA-binding protein has translation MKAKTIEEAKSMAKDKSLETQYRDEAIYIIYCSRTEYFYVDTDSLIRLWEQLFGYYENGFYTAEKSHS, from the coding sequence ATGAAAGCAAAAACAATAGAGGAAGCAAAAAGTATGGCTAAAGACAAGAGCCTTGAAACGCAATACAGGGATGAAGCTATTTACATCATCTATTGCAGTAGAACCGAGTATTTCTATGTAGATACCGACAGCCTAATACGACTTTGGGAACAGCTATTTGGCTATTATGAAAATGGATTTTATACCGCTGAAAAATCACACTCATAA
- a CDS encoding DUF932 domain-containing protein: protein MAHNINFNERTGRYSFFSVQQKAWHNLGQIVEQYPTSEEAIKYAGLDYEVVKSPLFTKGSGIIETANGIEIGSSELEVPNYFANIRTDNNAVLGVVGKDYHIVQNREAFNFFDAIVGGGEGILYETAGALGNGERIFITAKLPDYIRVGKGDDVTEKYIFLTTSHDGSGSITAAFTPIRIVCQNTLNASLRSMTNVVRIKHTSGAKQRIENAHKIMGLANTLSNQLEGIFNEWAKVKVSDREVRKLIQLALCPNKETLDLIKKGAEDEISTVFKNVVEDAFAYAMISDTQQMDTTKGTLFGAYNAVTGYYQNVRNYKNDEAKLQSIVLGGTAQLKSQKAFELCSGFALDGAEILNLN, encoded by the coding sequence ATGGCACATAATATCAATTTCAACGAGAGAACAGGACGTTATTCATTTTTCAGCGTTCAGCAAAAAGCGTGGCACAACTTGGGACAAATCGTGGAGCAATACCCGACAAGCGAGGAAGCTATCAAATACGCAGGGTTAGATTACGAAGTCGTAAAATCTCCACTATTTACCAAAGGTTCGGGCATTATCGAAACTGCCAACGGCATAGAGATAGGCAGTAGCGAATTAGAAGTACCCAACTATTTCGCCAACATACGCACCGATAACAATGCAGTATTGGGCGTAGTCGGCAAGGATTACCACATTGTACAGAACCGTGAAGCCTTTAATTTCTTTGATGCGATTGTAGGCGGTGGCGAGGGCATTCTGTACGAAACCGCAGGAGCGTTAGGCAACGGAGAACGTATTTTTATCACAGCCAAATTGCCCGACTATATCCGAGTAGGTAAAGGGGATGACGTTACGGAAAAGTACATTTTCCTAACCACTTCGCACGATGGTAGCGGAAGTATCACAGCCGCATTTACACCTATCAGAATTGTTTGTCAAAATACCTTAAACGCTTCGTTACGCAGTATGACCAATGTTGTCCGTATCAAGCACACTTCGGGGGCAAAACAACGTATCGAGAACGCTCACAAGATTATGGGACTTGCCAACACATTGAGCAACCAATTAGAGGGCATTTTCAACGAATGGGCAAAAGTAAAGGTATCAGACCGAGAGGTAAGAAAGCTAATACAGTTGGCACTTTGCCCAAACAAGGAAACGCTTGACCTCATCAAAAAAGGTGCGGAAGATGAAATTTCCACTGTGTTCAAAAATGTCGTTGAGGATGCTTTTGCGTATGCAATGATAAGCGATACACAGCAAATGGACACTACCAAAGGCACATTGTTCGGAGCGTACAACGCTGTTACAGGCTACTATCAGAACGTAAGAAATTATAAGAACGATGAAGCCAAGTTGCAGAGCATTGTATTGGGTGGTACTGCCCAACTCAAATCACAAAAAGCATTTGAATTGTGTAGTGGTTTTGCCTTAGATGGTGCGGAAATCCTAAACCTTAATTAA
- a CDS encoding single-stranded DNA-binding protein, with protein MNITGRLTRDAEVRTTSNGKQVVNFSVAVNDSYKTKQGERVEQTAYFDCSYWRTPNAVKILTKGLLVELTGRVSTRAWVGKDGEAKAGLNFHTSDFKPLAGGRRAETVQATAQSESNGFTTQGVDDDLPF; from the coding sequence ATGAACATCACAGGAAGACTGACAAGGGATGCGGAAGTACGCACAACGTCAAACGGAAAACAAGTAGTAAACTTTTCAGTAGCGGTAAACGACAGCTACAAAACCAAACAGGGCGAACGAGTGGAACAAACCGCCTATTTCGACTGCTCATATTGGAGAACCCCGAACGCAGTGAAGATACTCACTAAAGGTCTATTGGTAGAACTGACTGGCAGGGTAAGCACAAGAGCGTGGGTAGGCAAAGACGGAGAAGCAAAGGCAGGTTTGAACTTTCATACCTCCGACTTCAAACCGCTTGCAGGAGGCAGGAGAGCCGAAACCGTACAGGCTACTGCACAATCTGAAAGTAACGGATTTACAACACAGGGAGTAGATGACGACCTCCCATTTTAA
- a CDS encoding site-specific integrase: MEQTKKSTFKLLFYLKKNELKKNGNAPIMARITIDGTPKTFGTKLEINPNNWDLKYGRVEGKSATALSVNQKLDNIRGRIDKIYEDMLKHEGFATAQKVKLSFLGVGVMEDAVLKVFKDQNEDFEKMVAKGKRSQSTYSKYNTVYNHLSEFIRERYHRDDMAFRELTSDFIREFDFFLRIDKECTHNTVWVYTMPVIALAELAIKKGLIRDNPFEDYEISMEETDRSYLLKEDVETLMLLKPSKPRYELVKDLFIFSCFTGLSYIDIKKLKWSNIQSFFDGHQWIISRRKKSDVASNVRLLEIPKRIIEKYRGVTRNDFVFPMPSNATCNTHIGKLIEEASIVTEQKVTFHTARHTFATMFLTEGVPLESLSKMMGHKNISTTQIYAKITSQKISKDMDLVAPKFQAMEEAFLAAI; encoded by the coding sequence ATGGAACAGACAAAAAAGTCCACGTTCAAACTGCTTTTCTACCTGAAAAAGAACGAACTGAAAAAGAACGGTAATGCACCAATTATGGCACGTATTACCATTGATGGAACACCTAAAACTTTCGGAACAAAGTTAGAAATCAATCCTAATAATTGGGATTTAAAATACGGAAGAGTTGAGGGAAAGAGTGCCACCGCTTTGAGCGTTAACCAAAAATTGGATAACATACGTGGACGTATCGACAAGATTTACGAAGATATGCTGAAGCACGAGGGGTTTGCAACCGCCCAAAAAGTAAAGCTCTCGTTTTTAGGTGTTGGTGTAATGGAAGATGCCGTACTAAAAGTCTTTAAAGACCAAAACGAAGACTTTGAAAAAATGGTCGCTAAGGGAAAACGCTCTCAAAGCACATATAGCAAGTACAACACTGTTTACAATCACCTTAGCGAATTTATAAGGGAGCGTTACCATCGTGACGATATGGCTTTCCGAGAACTCACTTCTGATTTTATCCGTGAGTTTGATTTCTTTCTTCGCATTGATAAGGAATGTACCCATAATACGGTTTGGGTTTACACAATGCCAGTTATTGCTTTGGCAGAATTGGCTATCAAGAAAGGCTTGATACGGGATAATCCTTTTGAAGATTATGAAATCAGTATGGAAGAAACCGACCGCAGCTACCTTTTAAAAGAGGATGTGGAAACTTTAATGCTCCTGAAACCATCTAAGCCCCGATATGAACTTGTAAAAGACCTTTTTATTTTCAGTTGCTTTACAGGGCTTTCTTACATTGATATTAAGAAACTGAAATGGAGCAATATCCAGTCTTTCTTTGATGGACACCAATGGATAATCAGCAGGAGGAAGAAATCAGATGTTGCCTCCAACGTCCGTCTTTTGGAAATCCCCAAACGCATCATTGAGAAATATCGTGGAGTTACAAGAAATGATTTTGTATTCCCAATGCCATCCAATGCGACTTGCAACACGCATATAGGTAAACTTATTGAGGAAGCGAGTATTGTTACAGAACAGAAAGTTACATTCCACACCGCCCGTCACACATTCGCCACAATGTTTTTGACCGAGGGCGTACCGCTTGAAAGTCTTAGCAAAATGATGGGGCATAAAAATATTTCCACCACACAGATTTACGCCAAAATCACAAGCCAAAAAATCAGTAAGGATATGGATTTAGTTGCCCCAAAATTTCAGGCTATGGAAGAAGCATTTTTAGCCGCAATCTGA
- a CDS encoding winged helix-turn-helix transcriptional regulator: MKKNEKKIDNCPIRKMFVIIGSKWRLLIIEILREDKKRYGQLKRHLPEISEKVLNEELKALVEDGFF, from the coding sequence ATGAAAAAAAATGAAAAAAAAATTGACAATTGCCCTATAAGAAAAATGTTCGTTATAATTGGGAGTAAATGGAGATTGTTAATTATTGAAATATTAAGAGAAGATAAAAAACGATATGGTCAGTTAAAGCGCCATCTCCCGGAAATAAGTGAAAAGGTTCTAAATGAAGAACTAAAAGCCTTGGTAGAAGATGGCTTTTTCTGA
- a CDS encoding nuclear transport factor 2 family protein — protein sequence MKAKEVVAEMWSALMTNNDPSVIEKYVHPQYKQHSPYVKNGPEGLKDLLATLRPDYSYEPVRFIGDDSFVVMHGIHHNWLNNIMTGGEKVVGIDIFRVENDQIAEHWDASIPMAPASISGRSQLDGPTEIKNKELTERSKNIGEEYVENVLIGQKINELDKFVNADVLQHNPGIGDGITALKEALEVDEKEYKRVHRVVAEGEFVAIQSEGEIRGQIHTFWDILRIDTNDKIVEQWQVIAVFPDVVAHSNGPF from the coding sequence ATGAAAGCAAAAGAAGTAGTAGCAGAAATGTGGTCTGCATTAATGACAAATAATGATCCCAGCGTTATCGAAAAATATGTTCATCCTCAATATAAACAACATAGCCCATATGTGAAAAATGGACCTGAAGGTCTAAAAGATTTATTAGCAACACTCCGCCCGGATTATAGTTATGAGCCTGTGAGATTTATTGGAGATGATAGTTTTGTTGTTATGCACGGAATTCATCACAATTGGCTCAATAATATAATGACTGGTGGAGAAAAAGTTGTTGGAATTGATATTTTCCGAGTGGAAAATGACCAAATTGCTGAACATTGGGATGCGTCTATTCCTATGGCTCCCGCTAGTATTTCCGGGAGAAGCCAGTTGGATGGTCCAACAGAAATTAAAAATAAAGAACTTACCGAAAGGAGTAAGAATATTGGTGAAGAATATGTTGAAAATGTATTGATTGGCCAAAAAATAAATGAACTGGATAAGTTTGTTAATGCAGATGTACTACAACATAATCCCGGTATTGGAGACGGAATAACAGCTTTAAAAGAAGCCTTGGAGGTTGATGAAAAGGAATACAAACGAGTTCATAGAGTTGTAGCTGAAGGAGAATTTGTTGCAATACAGTCAGAAGGAGAAATTCGAGGACAGATTCATACATTTTGGGATATTCTAAGAATAGACACCAATGATAAAATTGTTGAGCAATGGCAGGTAATAGCTGTATTTCCTGACGTAGTAGCGCATTCTAACGGACCTTTTTAG
- a CDS encoding SDR family NAD(P)-dependent oxidoreductase — MNELTDKVALVTGAGRGIGATIAKRLALEGASVILHDIEKTSLEETANEISSAGGIVQQIIQVDLSKHDAGEIIAKELSIDKIDILVNNAGIAPVKSFQEVDQELFNAMIDINLRAVFFISQKLLPHINDGGRIINISSSLKKTYAPGFITYVGIKGFIEAFTKYLAGEIGERGITVNAISPGAIDTGLNPWFETNEGKDTLLKDQALKMLGKPEYISDAVAFLASKQAGWISGAIIDVDGGFKLVP; from the coding sequence ATGAATGAATTAACAGACAAAGTAGCCCTTGTCACAGGGGCGGGTAGAGGAATTGGAGCTACAATAGCTAAACGGCTTGCTCTTGAAGGTGCTTCGGTTATTTTACATGATATTGAGAAGACATCACTTGAAGAAACAGCAAATGAGATTAGTTCTGCGGGAGGCATAGTTCAACAAATTATTCAGGTTGATTTATCTAAGCACGACGCTGGTGAGATCATTGCCAAAGAACTAAGTATCGACAAGATTGATATTTTAGTTAATAATGCGGGTATTGCACCTGTAAAGTCCTTTCAGGAAGTCGATCAGGAATTATTTAACGCGATGATTGATATTAATTTGCGAGCAGTATTTTTTATCTCACAAAAACTACTTCCTCATATTAATGATGGGGGACGAATTATTAATATTTCATCGTCCCTGAAGAAAACATATGCTCCGGGATTCATTACCTATGTTGGCATTAAAGGTTTTATTGAAGCATTTACCAAATATCTTGCAGGAGAAATTGGTGAACGTGGAATTACAGTTAATGCTATTTCGCCAGGAGCTATTGACACAGGATTAAATCCTTGGTTTGAAACAAATGAAGGGAAGGATACACTTCTAAAAGATCAGGCTTTAAAAATGCTAGGAAAGCCGGAATATATTAGTGATGCAGTCGCATTTTTAGCAAGTAAACAGGCTGGCTGGATTTCAGGTGCTATTATTGATGTAGACGGAGGTTTTAAATTGGTACCATAA